From Parasphaerochaeta coccoides DSM 17374, a single genomic window includes:
- a CDS encoding electron transfer flavoprotein subunit alpha/FixB family protein translates to MHDVWTLAECHGTTLKDVSYELLAWGRTLADSLRCKLCSVVIGDIPDDEIRLLFTYGADCVYVVTHEQLGWSGHEVYVNILTGLSEEHKPEIFLGAATTSGRSIFPALAVRLRTGLTADCTELSIEEKSGNLLQTRPAIGGNIMATIKTPEHRPQMATVRAKSIRHLPADSSRKGEIVRVPWNPAWQDERVTVLGTRKEHSDQGSIMEAEIVVAGGKGLKKKENFRLIEDLAHALGGQVGATRDAVDRGWKGYPHQVGLSGKTISPRLYMGIGISGAVQHMAGIKTAECIVAINADERANLLRVADFALVGDLFEIVPELLRRLNLALDLALDFVLEDGST, encoded by the coding sequence ATGCATGACGTATGGACTTTGGCTGAATGCCACGGAACTACGCTCAAGGATGTTTCCTATGAGCTTCTCGCGTGGGGGAGGACTCTGGCGGATTCCTTGCGCTGCAAACTTTGTTCGGTCGTAATCGGTGACATCCCGGATGATGAGATCCGACTTCTGTTCACTTATGGCGCTGATTGTGTATATGTCGTTACCCATGAACAGCTCGGATGGTCGGGTCATGAAGTATATGTCAATATCCTTACCGGATTGTCCGAGGAACATAAGCCTGAAATATTCCTTGGCGCAGCTACGACGAGTGGACGCAGCATCTTTCCTGCTCTGGCGGTACGGCTGAGAACCGGCCTTACTGCCGATTGCACCGAGCTGTCCATTGAGGAAAAGAGCGGGAACCTCCTTCAGACACGACCCGCTATCGGCGGCAATATCATGGCTACGATAAAGACACCTGAGCATCGCCCTCAGATGGCTACGGTCAGGGCAAAATCCATACGGCATCTTCCCGCCGATTCTTCCCGTAAAGGAGAAATCGTCCGTGTGCCCTGGAACCCTGCATGGCAGGATGAAAGAGTCACCGTCCTGGGGACACGGAAGGAACATTCTGATCAGGGCTCAATCATGGAAGCTGAAATTGTGGTGGCAGGGGGAAAGGGCTTGAAGAAAAAAGAGAACTTCCGCTTGATTGAAGACCTTGCCCATGCGCTTGGCGGTCAGGTCGGGGCAACCCGTGATGCCGTGGACAGGGGATGGAAGGGATATCCGCATCAGGTAGGGCTTTCCGGAAAGACAATTTCCCCGCGGCTTTACATGGGAATAGGGATATCCGGCGCGGTACAGCACATGGCAGGTATCAAGACGGCGGAATGCATCGTGGCGATCAACGCTGACGAGCGTGCGAATCTCTTGCGCGTCGCGGACTTCGCGTTGGTGGGAGACCTTTTTGAGATTGTTCCGGAACTGCTCAGGCGCTTGAACTTGGCCTTGGACTTGGCCTTGGACTTTGTCCTGGAGGATGGAAGCACATGA